The Amphiura filiformis chromosome 13, Afil_fr2py, whole genome shotgun sequence genome segment CTATTACTGAGATCTAACTTGTGACACGGTTTGCATAtgtgaaggtgcaaaattaataaGGCGCGCTGTTTTACCGCCACGGTCATCACGACACTCGTAAAAAAACGTGTCAGATGACGTCAGACTCaaattaaactttaaaaaaaaatctgtctTTGATTCTAAAACATTTGCTTTACTACTTTACTTCTAGTTCCTATTCAGGATCTGGTCAATGTGGAGTTTTCAGCAGCCACATTTGCAACAACAAATGCCGAGTCAGACAAGTCCGTTATCGTTACTGTTACACGAACTGGATCATCTTTTCTAAAATGCGCCTCAGTCGGTAAGACTTTTAACAAGACGTGTGAGATTTGATGAAGTCTGGTAACTTCAGTGGACAGACGATTTTAAAGACTGCATATTATCTGTTTTGTCATCCAttgttttaaaagcttttttcgGTTTATGACATGTCATTGGTAGTCCTTCAAATGCCCTCTTCATAGATCTTGGTACATAATTATAGTAATGATATTTGTTTTCATAGATCTCTATACATCAAGCACGTCAATAATTAACCCTAGCACCACACAACTTGAAGATTTTACGCCAATCTTTTCCAACAACCCGACCCCGATCGAATGGGAAGCCAATGATGGTCTATCGAAAACAGTTACGTTGACTATAGCTGATGATAATGTGTGTGAACCTACCGAAACATTCAATGTATATTTGACCAATCCTATTGGTGCAATACTTGGAACTCAATCTTGCTCTTCAGTTTCCATCTTCGATGATGACTGTAAGTAAACTATGTGTCAGCACAAAGCAGCCATCAATAAATAACACGTACTGGTGTTAAAATCCAAATGCCAGGTATTTTGCAAACTGTTTCTGTCTCAGGTCAAATATTCATTCTGTAGGCCTATTGCTCAATATGATGGTCTCATCGCTGAAGACTGTTGTTTTGAAAAGCCAAAATACGAAAATTTTGAGtttaccggaagtcaatttgtgccgaattTCATCCCCACAATGCAACAGGGATATTGCAACACAATAGATATATTTCGAAGTTAATCCATTTCCTTTGTTATGTAAGATGTATATTGCATTGTAGGAAGGAATTGCGGTAGAGAAACCCTTAATCCGCGTATTGCAAAATACATTGCgttttaaatatacaaacaataaGAGAAATTGAAGGAAAATTGATGCAAGGAAAGTTTAAACATAGTTAGCTCATTTCTTATGATGTAATGCGGTCGTTACCTACTTTGTTTTGTACAGCTGTTACCTACGCTTTACCGGATTCAGCCTTAAGCAAGGTAACTGTCACGGAAGGTAAAACAATGGACATTGGTGTAAGTCGGTCAGGAACTGGAACTATGCAAGATGGATATGCAGGTACTTTATCGAACTTATTGTTCTGTCATAGGCTTTAGCATAAAGGCCAACGAATCAATagttggcttgtttgtactcattttaatgcgtttttcatgatgattccaaatttTGTCACCtgaatgtacaattctgaatttttcaaGACGTTTTGTTGGAATTGGTCGTCTATAGTCGACAACTATGCATTGGTGTAAAATCTTTCAGTTAATGAGGGCTTTGATAAGAATTTAATAGTTTTTGTCATCTAAGTAAATTAAAACTGCCTTTTTAGAACAATAAACATCCCTCCTAATGTAAGCTAAAGAATTAATACAATCTTCATTACCTTTAAAATCAATGTGCTTTTGTTCAAGAACTTGAGTTTACCGATATCACGGCCGAGAGTAGCGACTATACTAATACAGACGGTACGGTAAGGTTCAATGCTACCAGCAGTAACACCCAGTACTATACTGTGAGTGCTGTGGATGACCAGGCATACGAAGGAGACGAGACGTTTACGGTGAACTTGAGAAGCCTGCAACCCAGTACATGTAGCTTCGTTGATTCGC includes the following:
- the LOC140168503 gene encoding uncharacterized protein isoform X3, yielding MTPTADPTWLNDADVYVGSCPASSLTSNNECQTGITVTGDEDIVEVRCTGTNYGRYVYIHQNVGNQIALCEVEVYGDDVPIQDLVNVEFSAATFATTNAESDKSVIVTVTRTGSSFLKCASVDLYTSSTSIINPSTTQLEDFTPIFSNNPTPIEWEANDGLSKTVTLTIADDNVCEPTETFNVYLTNPIGAILGTQSCSSVSIFDDDSVTYALPDSALSKVTVTEGKTMDIGVSRSGTGTMQDGYAELEFTDITAESSDYTNTDGTVRFNATSSNTQYYTVSAVDDQAYEGDETFTVNLRSLQPSTCSFVDSQSSVTLTIVDNDSKFSWDSSDYINNIIRIPERTASTSVTIIRKDLHRLKQSILRWMM